The sequence cttgttgaaatgcgtgtgtctcacgctcattgcgtgagacttgagagccctgatctAAGACTCAGGGTTCCTACACGGTCTCAGAAAGAATGGGGAGGTGTGCAGTTTGTTTTTAGCATTTTACAGTTCTGCATAAGAATGAAGGGCGTCTTACACGGATTCCATGTAAAAGATAGACTTAGCCACCATTACATCCCCATGCTGGTTGGAAGTAAAAGACTTAAAATCTGCAAGTAGAAAATGGACAAATAAGTCCATGAATCTATCAGAAAGACTGTTGACTGCAGTTTACAGTTGACCTTATTGCCCCCCCTGCTGCCCAATAGTAAGAATGCAGTTTTATgggtgcttttttttgtttgattcatTTTGATTTGTCTCTGCTTTCATATGAAAATTAGGGATACTGTGGAGGAACAAGACTTAACAGACACCATGAAAAATTTAAGTAACttcttttcacttctttttgtttttaaaagagaCTTAAGGGGGGATAATGATGGTACAATTGTGTATGTTCATTATGTTGAGGAGAGGTAAGAGGAGAAAAGGTAGCGCCTGTTAGTTGACCGACCTGTCGGAGTATTGAAAACATATGACTGTGATGTACAAGCTGTCGCGCACAGTGAAGATATCGTGTTATCTTGTGACGTTGAAGGGCAACGCTTTGATTGCACGAAGGCACTAATGGAACTTTGCTGTCTGTTCATCACACACACGTCATGCTGAACTCCTGCTGACTTCATGATATACTCTGTAGAAAAGGTATCCACAAAGCTCTGTCTTCAGCACTCGGCTGCAGACTGGTGTGTCACCCCGACTGTTCCTTTCTCAACCGTTCAttataaaccaaaaaaaaaattattactgTTGTGAGATCTCTGGTGCGTCTCACTTGGCACAACACATCCTGGTCACATGACGACCAAAGGTCTGTGGACAAAGACTTCTCTGCTTTGTGTCTTACATTTTCAATCTTCAGTCATCAACTTTGGAGAAATTTCATCCGCACTCAACATTGAAGAAGAGTGATATTTGCTTCACAATTCTACGGCTGCTGTATTTACGAACTGATACACTGGTTCAGGGTTCGTTTCATAAAGAAattccattcttttttttttttaacaaagggACCAAGTGCAAATAACGGTGTCAACTGACCATCAATAGAGATGGTGTTAGATAAAAGCCAAATATCTGTCAGAGACTTCCTCCTTCATCTTCCTGCGTCCTGAAGGCATCGTTGCAGTGACACTAAAGAAGCTTACCTCCAGCTGCTCTGAGACCTGTTTAAgcaaagaagctttttttttcattatttggtTTACTGTGACACTGATGAATCCAGTTGTATGTGAGCAACTTATTTCTTAAAGCTACTgtcttaaaaaaataacatccaCGTAGAAATTGTTATTAAACTGTATGTAGAACACTGCATGCTCAAAtactgtttaattaaaaaataaatgtaccaTAACCAtaaaccataagcacaccgaaagagaaatgtttgtaacctggatttaaaagtgcttacagttgtggctgatttcagttctgctggtagtttgttccagttgtgtgcagcataacagataaaagctgcttcaccgtgtccagtttgaactctggtctccactatctgacccgagtcagtagatctcagagctctactgggtttatactctactagcatgtcattcatgtattctggacctaaaccattccgtgatttgtagacgagaagcagaactttaaaatctattctgtatctgaccgggagccaatgtaaagacttgagaactggggtgatgtgatctgatctctttgttgtgtttaaaactcgggctgcagccttctgaatgagctgcagctgtttgagactcttttgggggagtccagtcagaagaacgtgacatgaaacccttaactctggatatgttcttaagttgataaaaggctgttttggtgactgatttgatatgatagttgaaggtcaggtctgagtctatcagcaccccaaggttccggacttggtctttagtttctagagatagtgactcaaggtgtttactgacagcaaacctcttttctttgttgccaaacacaatgacctcagttttttcttgatttaactgaaggaaattttggttcatccactttttgacttgctctaagcagtcgcacaatgactctataggactgcagtcatctggagacagtgtgagatatatctgtgtgtcatctgcatagctgtggtagttgactttagagttcttcagaatttgacccagaggcagcatgtatagagtgaacagaaggggtctaagaactgacccctgaggaactccacatgtcatagccactcgatcagattgattacttccaatggtcacaaaataactctgctcctccaagtaggacctgaaccattctcgGACTGTcctgctgagtcctgcccaggtttccaacctgttcatcagtatactgtgatccacagtgtcaaatgcagcactgagagcCAACAGGACCAGAATTGACACCTTgtctgagtcagtgttcaatcTTAAGTCATTTAACACTCTAATAAGAgctgtttctgtactgtggtgaggtcggaagcctgatttgagatgggtctgtagttggttaaaatggaagcatccaatgttgtcttttttaggagtggcttgatggcagctacttttaagggtttaggaaacgtgcctgattgaagtgagcagtttattatttgatgcaaatctgtttggacagagcttacaatagttttaaagaagtcagatggcattgtgtcaagacaggatgtcgatggtttaagatgctggactgtttcttctggtttttggtcaactgtattgaattctgacatcatagttgattgattcctaggtggttttaaggattgcgtcattttattatttttctgatttgtgttgatatttagccttatagatttgattgctttcatttaaaaagcaagcgaattcattgcatttttctgtggaacagagttctgaaactatctgtttttgGGGGGTGTCAGCttatcaaccatagcaaacagagcacgagtgttgttgatgttcttattaatcatttcagataagtgctGCTGTCTAGCCttgagtaacccgtggttaaaatgacaaagactttgtttgtagaggtcatggtgaatttgaagtttagtttttctccatttacgctctgctttcctgcattctgttttcaaggactttaccatcatagtgttcctccatggtgttcgctttctgcactcgcagttgatgacatagctataacttccagaaacttagcactggtattctcatttatgtacctttttctaacagacacacgggttaactgacTGTTTGGAGATAACTGTAAGGCAGAGaaaacagaaatgatcagagagcgccaagtccttgatatcaacagaagaaatgtcaacacacTTAGAGATAAACAGAGATAAAGAACTTTTTTGTTGCACTACTGCCACTGCTTTATTAGTTCAGAAGGAAAATATTTGCATTTGCACCATATATTCAACATTATATTTGAGTTTTCATGGATCACAACACGAAGTTGTCCTTAATGttcaaatgtgtttttagaAGTAATTTTAAGCTTAATGATTTCCTGATTGAGGCTTTTAGATAAACATAAAATATCTCACAGGTATTTACACGAGCGACTTGGTCAACTTCAAAAAGAGGTCAACCTGCTCAGAACAAATCTGGTGAAGTACAATGTagctacattttatttttttatatatatattttttttccataggCATTGATGTTTTAAAACGGTCATTGACCTCTGAATTACATAAAATATCAAGCgtgtttttaaagtaaaaagcCTTATCCGACTACATTGATTTCAGAGTGCTCTGGAGAGTAGGAAGAACTCTAAAATCAGCGGCAAACCCAGCAGCAGTGCTCTAACTGGGGTGCTTTCTGCTAAACAAGGTCAGACTTTAtccacaaactttttttttttaaagattcaaAATGATCTACAGcaaatttctgaaaaaaaaacttgagatAGTTGTTGTGGATGTCTCGTGGAAATGTGACAAACGCTGTGCTTGCAGTGAAGGAACTGTTACTCTCTGAGGTAAATGGCTGCAGTTTGCCGGTGACTCCTCAGTCCATCTCCGACCTCAAGTCTCTGGCCACAGCTCTGCTGGAAACGATCCACGAGAAGAACATGGTGATCCAGCACCAGCGTCAGATCAACAAGTTCTGTAGTCTCTACTTCATACTCTTTATGGATTGTTGAGTCTGATTTGTGCAGATATTTTAGGGCAGAACCTGTAAATGTGGTTCTTATTCTgacttgtctcttttttttttgtctcgtcaGGATTCTTGGAAACCGAGTAGCAGAGCTCGAGAAGAAGCTAAAAACACTTGAGATTTCTGGATTATGGAGTCTCCCAGGTGAATATAAGGGTCTTATACAGCATTGAGACACGTTTAGTCTAACATGTGTTCTATGCATTCTTCACAATAATTCCTTCTCCAGCTCTTTTTCTTCTTGCTACCTGAAGGCCTGACTTATAATGTTTCTCTGGGAATATGTGGAAGTATGTTCCTCTGTTAACATTGCCGTCTTTATAATAAGACTCTGATTTTTATCCTCTATTGCTTCTAATATCTGCCAGCATTTACTCATCTCTGTCTATTCTTACAATTTCATTTGGTATATCATCATACATGTAAgcacagctgaattcactgcacagacatcgtctttaagttacttgaatggtggtTTTGTCAAGATGATGCTGCGGTTATAAAAGCAGGACCTCGCGAAAGCAGAGCGGCAGTCTGAAAATGCTGGGAGTGACTGTTAGATGACACAAAGTCTTAAtgtgctgattttcagtcacaatttcgGACACATTAAACCAtctaacaaaataaacagaaaattatGGGATTGAGATCAGCTTTATTTGAAACTCGGCTGTAATAACCCACACTAACACGCAGAAGTTATGCAGGAGTTATTCAGCCCCCAACTGCTTTCTCTGGGTGTTTTTGTCCAGTTTTAATGGGCTCAACTTTGTATGATTTCAGTCAGActgacatgtttacatgcattttaaaattccGGTTTATTTCTTATCAGAAGCGTCACAGGGTCACGCTCATTGGGACAGCCCTGTGAAACACAACTGCGGCTAAGAAAATCTAAGACTCAGGGTTCCTACACGGTCTCAGAAAGAATGGGGAGGTGTGCAGTTTGTTTTTAGCATTTTACAGTTCTGCATAAGAATGAAGGGCGTCTTACACGGATTCCATGTAAAAGATAGACTTAGCCACCATTACATCCCCATGCTGGTTGGAAGTAAAAGACTTAAAATCTGCAAGTAGAAAATGGACAAATAAGTCCATGAATCTATCAGAAAGACTGTTGACTGCAGTTTACAGTTGACCTTATTGCGCCCTCTGCTGCCCATTAGTAAGAATGCAGTTTTatgggtgctttttttttttgattcatTTTGATTTGTCTCTGCTTTCATATGAAAATTAGGGATACTGTGGAGGAACAAGACTTAACAGACACCATGAAAAATTTAAGTAACttcttttcacttatttttatttttaaaagagaCTTAAGGGGGGATAATGACGGTACAATTGTGTATGTTCATTATGTTGAGGAGAGGTAAGAGGAGAAAAGGTAGCGCCTGTTAGTTGACCGACCTGTCGGAGTATTGAAAACATATGACTGTGATGTACAAGCTGTCCCGCACAGTGAAGATATCGTGTTATCTTGTGACGTTGAAGGGCAACGCTTTGATTGCACGAAGGCACTAATGGAACTTTGCTGTCTGTTCATCACACACACGTCATGCTGAACTCCTGCTGACTTCATGATATACTCTGTAGAAAAGGTATCCACAAAGCTCTGTCTTCAGCACTCGGCTGCAGACTGGTGTGTCACCCCGACTGTTCCTTTCTCAACCGTTCAttataaaccaaaaaaaaaaatgattactGTTGTGAGATCTCTGGTGCGTCTCACTTGGCACAACACATCCTGGTCACATGACGACCAAAGGTCTGTGGACAAAGAATTCTCTGCTTTGTGTCTTACATTTTCAATCTTCAGTATTCAACTTTGGAGAAATTTCATCAGCACTCAACATTGAAGAAGAGTTATATTTGCTTCACAATTCTACGGCTGCTGTATTTACGAACTGATACACTGGTTCAGGGTTCGTTTCATAAAGAAattccattcttttttttttttaacaaagggACCAAGTGCAAATAACGGTGTCAACTGACCATCAATAGATATGATGTTAGATAAAAGCCAAATATCTGTCAGAGACTTCCTCCTTCATCTTCCTGCGTCCTGAAGGCATCGTTGCAGTGACACTAAAGAAGCTTACCTCCAGCTGCTCTGAGACCTGTTTAAgcaaagaagctttttttttcattatttggtTTACTGTGACACTGATGAATCCAGTTGTATGTGAGCAACTTATTTCTTAAAGCTACTGTCTTAAAAATAATAACATCCACATAGaaattgtttttaaactgtATGTAGAACACTGCATGCTCAAATACTGTTTAATCAAAAAATAACTGTGTTTTCTATCACCCCTTAAGCAAGCATGGGAGAAAGATTTAAATTATACCTTCTCAGAGGCTGAATGGGAGGGGATACTTAGGAATGGGAAGAGGGTATCGAGAGAGTTGAGGACTCGACTAGTCCAATTTAAAATATTAGATAGAATATACTGGACTCCTGTTAGGCTACACAGGGTTAGCAAATAATGGTAAATGTTGGAGATGCCAGCAGGATAGCGGCACATTGTTACACATGCTGTGGGAGTCCCCAGATGTTCAGGTCTTCTGGGCAGCAGTTCATAGGACAGTGGGGGAGATCTTTGGCAAAGATATTCCTTTTTGTAATAGACTCTACACTCTTGGTGACCCTTCAGTTATGAGTGCTCTGCCTTCATTTCTTTCGCAGTGGGCCCAAACAGCAATTATGCTGGGTAGGAAATTATTAATATTGGAATGGaaatcttcttcagctcca is a genomic window of Odontesthes bonariensis isolate fOdoBon6 chromosome 4, fOdoBon6.hap1, whole genome shotgun sequence containing:
- the LOC142378131 gene encoding coiled-coil domain-containing protein 149-B-like; this translates as MIQRRLGCRKGGKIDNKLLRMTITKQRLGDEEVGARHFPAHEREDLVKQLERAREQARYLHERLGQLQKEVNLLRTNLVKYNSALESRKNSKISGKPSSSALTGVLSAKQVKELLLSEVNGCSLPVTPQSISDLKSLATALLETIHEKNMVIQHQRQINKILGNRVAELEKKLKTLEISGLWSLPGLTYNVSLGICGSMFLC